The proteins below are encoded in one region of Alistipes communis:
- the uvrA gene encoding excinuclease ABC subunit UvrA translates to MNEPKSIHIKGARVHNLRNIEVEIPHDTLTVITGLSGSGKSTLAFDTIFAEGQRRYVESLSAYARQFLGKIDKPDVDLITGIAPAIAIEQKVNTRNPRSTVGTTTEIYDYLKLLFARIGRTFSPVSGREVKCYDVDDVAQYVLALGQGAKALVAAPLVAAEGQGVIEKLTLLMGDGIQRVQYDGRTRFIEELLPELDPAVRPDELSVIVDRLRVASDEEFATRLRDSVARAFAYGDGVCRILTDERAEEFSSRFEADGIAFEQPTEHLFSFNNPLGACPRCEGYGKIIGIDEDLVIPDKSKTIYEGAIACWRGETMRLWKEKLVENAGKFDFPIHTPYHELTPEQKRLLWTGNEYFYGLDSFFEYIDSERRKIQFRVMKARYTGKTRCPECGGSRLRKEALYVRVGDRTIADLVTMNVDALLVFFKELQLDAHDTTTARRILTEIVNRLQYLADVGLGYLTLDRLSSTLSGGESQRINLATSLGSNLVGSLYILDEPSIGLHPRDTNRLVGVLKQLRDIGNTVIVVEHEEEVIRAADWIVDVGPEAGYNGGEIVFCGPAKKLSACRKSLTADYLAGRRRIEPPSTPRGWSHSIVVKGARENNLQNIDVRFPLGAMTCVTGVSGSGKSSLVKGILYPALRRTLFDTGIKPGDFDALEGDVQLLKSVEMVDQNPIGKSTRSNPVTYIKAYDEIRKLFADQPYAQHNGMTPSHFSFNIAGGRCEECQGEGVIKVSMQFMADIELKCEACGGRRFKEEVLEVKYRGRSIYDVLEMTVDDAVAFFGEAKANAVCRRIVDRLLPLQEVGLGYIKLGQSSSTLSGGESQRVKLASFLAKDAVQGNVLFLFDEPTTGLHFHDINKLLAAFDALIRKGHTIVVVEHNMDVIKCADWVIDLGPEAGDRGGRVVFEGTPAQLETCAESYTGQFLKLRTKL, encoded by the coding sequence ATGAACGAACCGAAAAGCATCCATATCAAGGGAGCGCGGGTACACAACCTCCGAAACATCGAGGTGGAAATCCCGCACGACACGCTCACCGTCATCACGGGCCTCTCCGGCTCGGGCAAATCGACCCTGGCCTTCGACACGATCTTCGCCGAGGGGCAGCGCCGCTACGTGGAGAGCCTGTCGGCCTACGCCCGGCAGTTTCTGGGCAAGATCGACAAGCCCGACGTCGACCTCATCACGGGGATCGCGCCGGCCATCGCCATCGAACAGAAGGTCAACACGCGCAATCCGCGTTCGACGGTCGGCACCACCACCGAGATCTACGACTACCTCAAACTGCTCTTCGCCCGCATCGGCCGCACCTTCTCGCCCGTATCGGGCCGCGAGGTGAAGTGCTACGACGTCGACGACGTGGCCCAATACGTCCTCGCGCTCGGTCAGGGAGCGAAAGCGCTCGTCGCAGCGCCGCTGGTCGCCGCCGAGGGGCAGGGCGTCATCGAGAAGCTGACGCTGCTCATGGGCGACGGCATCCAGCGCGTGCAGTACGACGGCCGCACACGTTTCATCGAGGAGCTGCTGCCGGAACTCGATCCCGCCGTCCGGCCCGACGAGCTGTCGGTGATCGTCGACCGCCTGCGCGTCGCCTCCGACGAGGAGTTCGCCACGCGCCTGCGCGACTCCGTGGCCCGCGCGTTCGCCTACGGCGACGGCGTGTGCCGCATCCTGACCGACGAGAGAGCCGAGGAGTTTTCGTCGCGCTTCGAGGCCGACGGAATCGCCTTCGAACAGCCCACCGAACACCTGTTCAGCTTCAACAACCCGCTGGGTGCCTGTCCCCGCTGCGAGGGCTACGGCAAGATCATCGGCATCGACGAGGATCTGGTCATCCCCGACAAGAGCAAGACGATCTACGAAGGCGCCATCGCCTGCTGGCGCGGCGAGACGATGCGCCTGTGGAAGGAGAAGCTGGTGGAGAACGCCGGCAAGTTCGACTTCCCGATCCACACGCCCTACCACGAACTGACGCCCGAACAGAAGCGCCTGCTGTGGACGGGCAACGAATACTTCTACGGTCTGGACAGCTTCTTCGAATACATCGACAGCGAACGGCGCAAGATTCAGTTCCGCGTGATGAAGGCGCGCTACACGGGCAAGACGCGCTGCCCCGAATGCGGCGGCAGCCGCCTGCGCAAGGAAGCGCTCTACGTGCGCGTGGGCGACCGCACGATCGCCGATCTGGTGACGATGAACGTCGACGCGCTGCTGGTGTTCTTCAAGGAATTGCAGCTCGACGCACACGATACGACCACCGCACGGCGCATCCTCACCGAAATCGTCAACCGGTTGCAATACCTCGCCGACGTGGGACTGGGCTATCTGACGCTCGACCGCCTGAGCTCGACGCTTTCGGGCGGCGAGTCGCAGCGCATCAACCTGGCCACGTCGCTGGGCAGCAACCTCGTCGGTTCGCTCTACATTCTCGACGAACCCTCGATCGGCCTGCATCCGCGCGACACGAACCGGCTGGTGGGCGTGCTCAAACAATTGCGCGACATCGGCAACACCGTCATCGTGGTCGAACACGAGGAGGAGGTGATCCGTGCAGCCGACTGGATCGTCGACGTCGGCCCCGAAGCGGGCTACAACGGCGGAGAGATCGTTTTCTGCGGCCCCGCGAAAAAACTTTCCGCCTGCCGGAAAAGCCTCACGGCCGACTACCTGGCCGGACGGCGGCGGATCGAACCGCCCTCGACGCCGCGCGGGTGGAGCCATTCGATCGTCGTCAAAGGGGCGCGGGAGAACAACCTGCAAAACATCGACGTGCGCTTTCCGCTGGGAGCCATGACCTGCGTCACGGGCGTCAGCGGCTCGGGCAAGTCGTCGCTCGTCAAGGGAATCCTCTACCCGGCACTGCGGCGCACGCTCTTCGACACGGGAATCAAACCGGGCGACTTCGACGCGCTGGAAGGCGACGTACAACTGCTCAAATCGGTCGAAATGGTCGACCAGAACCCGATCGGAAAGTCGACGCGCTCGAATCCCGTCACCTACATCAAAGCTTACGATGAAATACGCAAACTCTTTGCCGACCAGCCCTATGCGCAGCACAACGGCATGACGCCGTCGCACTTCTCGTTCAACATCGCCGGCGGCCGCTGCGAGGAGTGCCAGGGCGAGGGCGTCATCAAGGTCTCGATGCAGTTCATGGCCGACATCGAACTCAAATGCGAGGCGTGCGGCGGCCGGCGCTTCAAGGAGGAGGTACTCGAAGTGAAATACCGCGGCCGTTCGATCTACGACGTACTGGAAATGACCGTCGACGATGCCGTGGCCTTCTTCGGCGAAGCCAAGGCCAACGCCGTATGCCGGCGCATCGTCGACCGGCTGCTGCCGTTGCAGGAGGTGGGACTGGGTTACATCAAGCTGGGACAATCCTCCTCGACGCTCTCGGGCGGCGAGTCGCAGCGCGTGAAACTCGCGTCGTTCCTCGCCAAGGACGCCGTGCAGGGCAACGTGCTGTTCCTCTTCGACGAACCCACCACGGGGCTGCATTTCCACGACATCAACAAACTGCTGGCGGCCTTCGACGCGCTGATCCGCAAGGGACACACCATCGTCGTCGTCGAACACAACATGGACGTCATCAAGTGCGCCGACTGGGTGATCGACCTCGGCCCCGAAGCGGGCGACCGGGGCGGCAGGGTAGTCTTCGAGGGGACGCCCGCCCAGCTCGAAACGTGTGCGGAGAGTTACACGGGACAATTCCTGAAACTCCGCACCAAACTGTAA
- a CDS encoding M16 family metallopeptidase, whose translation MKEFHTYTLPNGIRGIHRQVRGNVAHCALVVGAGTRDELKSEYGLAHFAEHAFFKGTQRRRAYQVNCRLENLGGELNAYTTKEDTTLHATVLRGDFAKAVELLADVAFRSTFPERELEREREVIFDEINTYKDSPADRIYDDFEDLLFAGSALGHNILGTKAALARYRSEHIHAFVRRTHTTDQMVFSSIGNIAPRRIEAIAARYFADMPATVRSFCRTAPAPVAPFERSIARHTHQSHCIVGARAYGILDPKRLPLALLVNMLGGPSANSMLNVTVREKHGLSYSIEGSYTPYGDAGIVAIYFSSDHDNCDRCLELVRGQIDSLRTRRLSTRRLALAKKQFVAQLAISMESNEGYMLGAGKSYLVHSEVDTMEEVYRKISDLQAGELLEVANEVLASPSLLVYR comes from the coding sequence ATGAAGGAATTCCATACCTATACGCTTCCCAACGGTATCCGCGGCATCCACCGTCAGGTACGCGGCAACGTGGCCCACTGCGCGCTCGTCGTGGGCGCCGGCACGCGCGACGAGCTGAAATCGGAGTACGGGCTGGCGCACTTCGCCGAACACGCCTTCTTCAAGGGTACCCAGCGGCGACGCGCCTACCAGGTCAACTGCCGGCTGGAAAACCTCGGCGGCGAACTGAATGCCTACACCACCAAGGAGGACACGACGCTGCACGCCACCGTGCTGCGCGGCGACTTCGCCAAAGCCGTCGAACTGCTCGCCGACGTGGCGTTCCGTTCGACCTTTCCCGAACGGGAACTGGAACGCGAACGCGAGGTGATCTTCGACGAGATCAACACCTACAAGGATTCGCCCGCCGACCGCATCTACGACGATTTCGAAGACCTGCTCTTCGCCGGATCGGCACTGGGACACAACATTTTGGGCACGAAGGCGGCACTGGCCCGCTACCGCTCGGAGCACATCCACGCCTTCGTGCGGCGCACGCACACCACCGATCAGATGGTCTTCTCGTCGATCGGCAACATCGCGCCCCGGCGCATCGAGGCGATCGCCGCGCGGTACTTCGCCGACATGCCCGCCACCGTGCGGTCGTTCTGCCGGACGGCGCCCGCGCCCGTCGCCCCCTTCGAACGAAGCATCGCGCGGCACACGCACCAGTCGCACTGCATCGTCGGAGCACGGGCTTACGGCATCCTCGACCCGAAGCGGCTGCCGCTGGCGCTGCTCGTCAACATGCTGGGCGGCCCGAGCGCCAACTCGATGCTCAACGTCACCGTGCGCGAGAAACACGGACTGTCGTACAGCATCGAAGGCAGCTACACGCCCTACGGCGACGCCGGCATCGTGGCAATCTACTTCAGCTCCGACCACGACAACTGCGACCGCTGCCTGGAACTGGTGCGGGGGCAGATCGACTCCCTGCGCACCCGGCGGCTTTCGACACGGCGGCTGGCGCTGGCCAAGAAACAGTTCGTCGCACAGCTGGCGATCTCGATGGAGAGCAACGAGGGCTACATGCTCGGTGCCGGCAAGAGCTATCTGGTACACAGCGAGGTGGACACGATGGAGGAGGTCTACCGCAAAATCAGCGACTTGCAGGCCGGGGAGCTGTTGGAGGTCGCCAACGAAGTGCTCGCCTCGCCTTCGCTACTCGTTTACAGATGA
- a CDS encoding O-methyltransferase: protein MDALEKYVDSLSTPESELLRALDHETHMQTIQPRMLSGHIQGKLLEMFVRMLRPHSILEIGTFTGYSALSMAAGLGEEATLDTIEVDDELEELAQRFFDRSPCGGKIRLHIGSALDIAPTLGGPFDLVFIDGDKREYPAYYRMLMGDDTGRPLVESGAFLLADNILWSGKVVAPVARNDLHTQRILEFNRTVADDPRVENVIVPLRDGLNLIRVK from the coding sequence ATGGACGCACTCGAAAAATACGTCGACAGCCTCTCCACACCCGAATCGGAACTGCTGCGGGCGCTCGATCACGAGACTCACATGCAGACGATCCAGCCGCGGATGCTCTCGGGACACATCCAGGGAAAACTGCTCGAAATGTTCGTGCGGATGCTCCGTCCGCACAGCATCCTCGAAATCGGCACCTTCACGGGTTACTCGGCGCTCTCGATGGCCGCCGGACTCGGCGAGGAGGCCACGCTCGACACGATCGAGGTGGACGACGAACTGGAAGAGCTGGCGCAGCGTTTCTTCGACCGCTCGCCCTGCGGCGGGAAGATCCGGCTCCACATCGGTTCGGCGCTCGACATCGCCCCGACGCTGGGCGGTCCGTTCGATCTGGTCTTCATCGACGGCGACAAACGCGAATATCCCGCCTACTACCGGATGCTCATGGGCGACGACACGGGGCGGCCGCTCGTGGAAAGCGGCGCTTTCCTGCTGGCGGACAACATCCTCTGGTCGGGCAAGGTGGTAGCGCCCGTCGCCCGCAACGACCTGCACACGCAGCGCATCCTCGAATTCAACCGCACGGTGGCCGATGACCCGCGCGTGGAGAACGTGATCGTGCCGCTGCGCGACGGCCTGAATCTGATACGAGTGAAATAA
- a CDS encoding DUF3857 domain-containing protein, which yields MKTYPFLAVFICLCVNTAAQEYSFKYGKITPDELRMTLYEPEPDAPAVFIYDDTDIHYSFGNSIQLLCYRTVKIKVFKDEGVKWGDVAIDFGNYQLSKEVVSRIDAAAYNLVDGKTVKTQLKRQNIFEEVLDEHTKRLKFSIPEVRAGTVIEYRYLLTSDFIGQIPDVDVQHAIPVVRSTAQISIPEYFTHHIHTRGYLTLPVKKELENGGAAGFSGFSYTNTKYICNIDRVPSLRKEPYVWHLDDFRAGLEFEINGLEIPGSLYKSFTRTWADVYESLDRSEFGRYADIRNPFKDEVAAIVARNADDERRQLHEILKFVQSRIAWDGTYRLTPESSPHAAVDKGRGDSGSINFILAAALRDAGFKPEIILLNPRSAGRLPLTHATDRIRTFVLRTKLKSGETVYLDATDLHSDVNVLPTQLLVDHARLYSPEHPFENWINLSSPAQSVVLSQITARLTEEGELECTETDTETNQAAYDLSRRYSRSENHDTFVQEYEQRAGITISELTVDGLNSAKARMKLNFRKPVDSGGDFLYICPTIVPFIEKNPFTSQKRQLPVEFSYPYRYRIIVSLMLPEGYTVEELPKSQRLSACDEGIACTMQLQQQGALMQCLFEFDLSRIIFPATEYTDLSAFYGFVMDMCNSRIVLKKS from the coding sequence ATGAAAACCTACCCGTTTCTGGCAGTTTTCATCTGCCTCTGCGTGAACACCGCGGCGCAGGAGTACAGTTTCAAGTACGGAAAAATCACGCCCGACGAACTCCGCATGACCCTCTACGAACCCGAACCCGATGCCCCGGCCGTCTTCATCTACGACGATACGGACATCCACTACTCCTTCGGCAATTCGATCCAGCTGCTGTGTTATCGTACGGTCAAGATCAAGGTATTCAAGGACGAAGGCGTGAAGTGGGGCGACGTGGCGATCGACTTCGGCAACTACCAGCTGTCGAAAGAGGTCGTCTCCCGCATCGACGCCGCAGCCTACAATCTCGTGGACGGCAAAACGGTCAAGACGCAGCTCAAACGGCAGAATATCTTCGAGGAGGTGCTCGACGAACACACGAAACGGCTGAAATTCTCGATCCCCGAAGTCAGGGCCGGAACGGTAATCGAATACCGCTACCTGCTCACGTCGGACTTCATCGGGCAGATTCCGGACGTCGACGTCCAGCACGCAATACCGGTCGTACGCAGCACGGCGCAGATCTCGATCCCCGAATATTTCACCCACCATATCCACACGCGGGGGTATCTGACGCTGCCGGTCAAAAAGGAGCTGGAAAACGGCGGTGCGGCCGGCTTCTCCGGATTCAGCTATACCAATACCAAATACATCTGCAACATCGATCGGGTGCCCTCGCTCCGCAAAGAGCCGTACGTCTGGCATCTGGACGACTTCCGCGCAGGGCTCGAATTCGAGATCAACGGCCTCGAAATCCCCGGCAGCCTCTACAAGAGCTTCACCCGAACGTGGGCCGACGTCTACGAATCGCTCGACCGGTCGGAGTTCGGGCGTTACGCCGACATCCGCAATCCCTTCAAGGACGAAGTGGCGGCCATCGTGGCACGAAACGCCGACGACGAGCGCCGGCAGCTGCACGAAATCCTCAAATTCGTACAGTCCCGCATCGCATGGGACGGAACCTACCGGCTGACACCCGAGAGTTCGCCCCATGCGGCCGTCGACAAGGGACGCGGCGACAGCGGGTCGATCAACTTCATCCTCGCCGCCGCCCTGCGCGACGCCGGATTCAAACCGGAAATCATCCTGCTCAATCCCCGCTCCGCAGGACGGCTTCCGCTGACCCACGCCACCGACCGCATCCGCACCTTCGTATTGCGGACGAAGCTCAAAAGCGGGGAGACGGTCTACCTCGATGCCACCGACCTCCACTCGGACGTCAACGTCCTGCCCACGCAGCTGCTCGTCGACCACGCCAGACTTTACAGTCCGGAACATCCTTTCGAAAACTGGATCAACCTCTCCTCGCCGGCGCAGAGCGTCGTCCTGTCGCAGATCACGGCCCGTCTGACGGAAGAGGGGGAGTTGGAATGCACCGAAACGGACACCGAAACCAATCAGGCGGCCTACGACCTGAGCCGCCGTTACAGCCGCAGCGAAAATCACGACACGTTCGTACAGGAATACGAGCAGCGGGCCGGCATCACGATCTCGGAGCTGACGGTCGATGGGCTCAATTCGGCCAAAGCACGCATGAAGCTGAACTTCCGCAAGCCGGTCGATTCGGGCGGCGACTTCCTCTATATCTGTCCCACGATCGTCCCCTTCATCGAGAAGAACCCCTTCACCAGTCAGAAGCGCCAGCTGCCCGTGGAGTTCTCGTATCCATACCGCTACCGCATCATCGTTTCGCTGATGCTGCCCGAAGGCTACACCGTGGAGGAACTGCCCAAATCGCAACGCCTGTCCGCCTGCGACGAAGGCATCGCCTGCACGATGCAGTTGCAGCAACAGGGAGCGCTGATGCAATGCCTGTTCGAATTCGACCTGTCGCGCATCATCTTCCCCGCCACCGAATACACCGACCTGAGCGCATTCTACGGATTCGTCATGGACATGTGCAACAGCCGGATCGTCCTTAAAAAGTCATAG